Below is a genomic region from Brassica oleracea var. oleracea cultivar TO1000 chromosome C9, BOL, whole genome shotgun sequence.
ACAAGTGTAAGTATTTATTTTCTAAATAAAAAACTAGTATTTTACTTCCTTCCGAGCTTAGTTTTAAAAGGCTTGAAACACGATCCAAGGCGAACAAAATGAATCGAAAATATTTTAGTTAATGTGTCAGGACAGGAACCAAGCCTTTATTTCAATCTCCGGCTTCAATTCATGTCTGTTTTTTTTTTTTTACTTTTGTGTACTCAGATATGGTTTTTATGACGAGTGCTTGAGGAAATATGGAAATGCAAACGTGTGGAAACATTTCACGGACCTCTTTGATTACCTACCTCTTACAGCACTTATAGAGAGTCAGGTTTGAGCTTTTCTTATAAGTTACAATGTGTCCTTTCCGCATTTCATCTTTAACAACTGTAATCAATTACAGGTTTTTTGTTTACATGGAGGGCTTTCACCTTCTCTGGACACCCTTGACAATATCCGAAGCTTGGATCGCATACAGGAGGTAATGATTATTTTCTTTTTGGTCCGAGCATAATTAAAATGTCTCCTCTTTTCCTTAAGTCGCAGATTTTTCCTCGCTATATAAACTCTGAACAGTTTTGACCTCTGAAAGAGTAGGAGTTGTTTTTCTAATCATCTGCTATGGTTATGCTCTGAGATTGTAGGTTCCACATGAAGGACCAATGTGCGATTTACTCTGGTCTGATCCAGACGATCGTTGTGGTTGGGGAATATCTCCCCGTGGTGCTGGTTACACGTTTGGACAGGACATTGCAACTCAGTTTAATCATAACAATGGACTGAGTTTGATATCAAGAGCGCATCAACTTGTAATGGAAGGCTTTAATTGGTGTCAGGTACTGTATATGTATTATGTGCATTAACACCGGTTGACATATCTCTTTGCAAATATGACTGAATCTTTGTGTGTGTGTGTGTGTGTATTGATAGGAGAAGAACGTAGTTACAGTGTTTAGTGCACCAAACTACTGTTACAGATGTGGAAACATGGCAGCAATACTTGAGATTGGAGAGAAGATGGAGCAGAACTTCCTTCAGTTCGATCCAGCACCGAGACAGGTCGAACCTGATACCACTCGCAAGACTCCTGATTATTTTTTGTGATTTTCTTTCCACTTCTATTTTTTATTTTTATTTTTTTGAAGTTCCAAAGTTTGTTTGTTGCTGTATCATTGTAGTAGATGTGTCTCTTTGTTTCATTTTGTTTGGCGATGGATGTTCTAGTCCCATATGTTCGATAAACGCCAGAATGTACTTTGCATGTTTGCAAGTGAATAGTATATGAGTGATCTCTATTATCGTTAACATATAGGATCAATCTTTATTACTAATGTCGTTGAGTCGAGTCCCAGTTCCAAAGTCTGATGATAACGGCCCTGTTCGACCAAGATTACGTTCATTTTTGCGACTTGCGATCTGCGACTAAAATTATGTTCGTTTACGTGTCGCGCGACCTGCGATCTGCGACCAATCGCGCGATCAAAATTTTCTTATTATTTAGTTGCTGTTTTTTCGGGCGACTTAAATAGGAACCCGCGACATCAAAACGAACAACAACATGTGACTTGCGACATGCGATCAATCGCAGGTCACATATTACGCGACAGCAAAACGAACAACAACCTGATCGCAAGTCGCGCTGACACGTAAACGAATATGACCGTTACGTCTCACGACTTTTGAGGGTACGACATATGGTCAACTTTCAAATGGTTTGGAGTTTAGTGGTAGTAAAAGCGTGGATGTGTTTTTCTTCTTTTTTGTTTTCCCATCTGAAAATATTGATTCAATGAAGAGATACACGATTGATACACAAGCTTGGTGGAAAACAAGATAACCCCAGAAACATAAGCCCAAAAAGAGGCACCTAAAATCTACACCGGAATAACTTACAAGAACAAGGAATACAAACACATACACTCCTACAAAAATGAAATTACAAAACCCACAATGATAATAATACACTAAAGCTTGCACCAGTCTCTGAACGAGATATATCATTGTCGTCTGCGGTTGACCAAACGATAACTTCAACCTCTACCAACACCGAGAGCACTCCTCTCCACCTTTAAGAAACCAGCCTTTATTACCCGGCAAGATAGAACCATTCTTGGAACATACTTTCTTCCGGATACGGCGGCGTGGGTGTGTTTTCCTCTTTAATTTTTTTTTTTAAAATTGGAAAACAATTGTGAATTGTAATATTTTCATATATTTTATCTTTTTTGTAGCAAACTTAAAATTATCTGCTTTCTTTATTACTATTTTATAAATGAGTATTTATGTTTACAAAATTTTTATTGATGTTGTGAAACAATTCAAAGTGGTATATCTTTAATCAATAAATTTTATTATGTAGTGAACTTTTTTTTGCTAAAGTTATTTTATTTACAAATTAATTTGTTAACAAACTTATACTACGCTTTGAATAATTGTTACGTCTTTCATTATAATATTAAGATATTTTATAAAAGTTCAAAAAAAAATCATATAAAGAAAAATCTAATAATCATGTGTTTAATGTAGGTTTGTTTTCGTTCATATAAGCAAAATAATTGAAATGGGCCCAAATTTCCCTAAGGAAAAAAAAAACTATAGATGAGCATTTGTATTTTGGGGTTTAGATTCAATTTTTGGTGATTACCACTCAGAAACTAATATTATTTGCCTTGTGTATTTTTTTTTATATAATGGATGCGGTCAATCAATATAGAATGATCCAAAATATGATTCAAATCCAATTCCAATATAGTCTCTATAGGTACATAAGAAATGTATTGAAACAATTCTTTTTAATAAAAAGACATGATGGCAACTCCGAATATGGAATTCAAAGGGTTCAAGTCCCTCTATCCCCAACCCTATCCCTTAAAAAAGGGGAAAATCGCATTTTAAACCCTAAGATTGTCACATTTTCGCACTTTAAACACTCAACGTTTTTGACTAACACTTTAAACTTTGAAAGTGACATTTTTATCGTAACAAACCTCCAAGTCAACTAGGGTGACATGTACTGTTCATTTTGTGATGACGTGTCGGTTTTTTCTTTTTCTTTTTCTTTTAAATAAAAAATAAAATACATAGAAAAATCGAAAAAATCCGAAACATTCAAAAAAATCCAAAATTTCAAAAAACTATAAAAATAAAATTTCAAAATTAAAAATAAAATAAATATTTTTAAAAATTAATCAAATTATAAACCAATAAGTATATATAATATAATAACTTGAATAGTGATTCTAGATTCTAGATTCTGGTTTTTGGTTTTCGATTTTTTTCTTAAAAAAATTGATTTATTAATACTTAACTTGTTAAATTTTCAAAATTAATCCTATTATTGGTATTATTTATTAAAATGATATTTATTTTTGTAGTTTTAAGTTTGATTAAAAAAAAATTAACTTATAAGTGAAGTTCTTAAAAATAGTAAATAACTTTGAAATTAAATAAATAACTAATAAAACTTTAGAGAAAGTAAAATATATGTTACTTATTTAAGAAGCTTCACTCATACCAAAAGCTAACATATACAAATCTCAAGGCATACCTCTCTATCTCTTAATTATATTTCAAACTAACTTACAGTATTTTAGTTAAGGTCAAAAACATTTTAAGTGGTCTATGAGATATTTTCTAGTTTCACAAAAATTTAATAAGTTAAGTATTAATAAATCAAAAATTAAAAAAAAATCAAAAACAAAAAAAAAAACAGAATCTAGTATCACCATTCAATATATATATATTGGTTTATAATTGGATTAATTTTTTAAAAATATTTTATTTTATTTTGAATTTTGAAATGTTATTTTTTTATTTTTTGAATTTTTCAAAACAATTGATTTTTCGAATTTTCTATGTATTTTATTTTTATTTAAAAAAAAAACTGACACGTCATCACAAAATGAACAGTACATGTCACCTCGTTGACTTGGTAAACAAGTAAACCTCATTGGAGGTTTGTTATGATAAAAATGTCACTTTCAAAGTTTAAAATGCTAGTAAAAAATGTTCAGTGTTTAAAGTGCGAGAATGTAACATTCTCAAGGTTTAAAATGCAATTTTCTCCTTAGAAAGTTTGTTTGACACCTTACTTTTTTTTCACAATAGACCCATCGTTCAGATAGAAGAGGATAAACTAATGGGTTTAGATATTAATGAACTCTATAGAAGAGTTATTTATCAGAACAATACTCTAACCGATCTATTAACAACAAGTAGATCTGCATCCAGTAAGCCCTTACGTAGTTGATTAAGTATAAGCGTAAACAAAGTTAAGAAAGAAGCAAATAAACCATACATATTTTTGCTTGTGTTGAATTATTTAAAGTTTGATAGGAAACTTGTGCCTAAAAAATTATCATTTTCAATTCGTTAGCAAAATGGACCTAAAATAGATTAAAATTTTTATACTCAACGTGGACCTTACCGTGACAAAATAAATCACGAGCTGCGACAATTAGGGAGTAATCGACTGGTGAATAATTTACGCAAATAATCTTAATGAAGGTGTCGATATCTTTGATAAATCAGTGGCATATGTAATAAATAAATCATGTGCGTAGATCTCATGGTTCTTTACCATACGTATTCCTCGCTCCAGTTGACACTGGCACTTGCTGAGCTTGCAGCTTTTCTGAACGTCATGTGCTACGTTGCGTCGAGTGCGAGTTGGTACCATCCGCGTTTGTGAATAATTGTGGTTGTTGGCGTTTTACAAGTGAATTATTTTTTAAATAAGTTTCTAATATAATCTTTTTTTTTTGTCAACCGTTTCTAATATAATCTAGGGTTAATGGGCGACATATACCCAGAAGAGGCCCAAATTGGGTTAATGCCCTTACGTTTGGATAAGGCCGAAAGTAATGATATTTTGGCGACGTTCAGACGAAAATGCCCCTCCTTTCTACCTCGTGGGTTCGCCGAAAGAACGCGCGTCTGTGTCAGAAAGCAGAGAAACTGGGATTTGGTTGAGGCGTTTACAGAAAAGCGTGACTGACACAAGGAGGCGCCGGAGGCGAGGATCTGCTGGGTAATAAGGAGCTCCTTACTCGTTATGATGACAATTGCTTCGGTAAGTGGAACGGTGGTTGCGTATTGGGTTGTGGGTTTGGTACAAGGGTTCATAGAATAGAATATATATACTTAGCAGATGGTTGAGAGATTGGTGTGAGAGACAAAGTGATAACAAAAGCTGTGATTGAGAGTTTAAAGGTTAGGAACTCGTTTGACAGTGTTCGTTATCTCTTAGAGGAGAGGTATGTTTATTATTGTCATATATTCATCTATATAGACTTGTTATGTCTTTGTGTTCAGTAAACAACTCTTTGATGATTAATAGACGGTTGCATTCGCTGTTACAAAGTAGAAATTAACATTATGTGTTCTGTCTTTTTGTTCAGGAAACAACTTGCTTGTTCAAGTACAAGCAATGGGGCAACTGGTGAGAGTTGTTGTTGGTGAATGGCAGAGACTTGCCCATGGGACCTGGAGGTTCGACATGGATCACACACAAGTGAAATACGATATTGTGTTGAGAGAGAATGAGACTTACGGCGACTTGGTGGCTATGGTGAGGGGAAAATACCAAGTACTCCCTTCTGAACCTGTTGCATTGCCCTATGACTTCCCTGAGTGGATGAAAGTCCCTGGCGACTACACCACACCGCCTGTTGACATACTAGAAGACAAAGATGTGGAGCTCTTCATGGCGGTCAGGATTGACTTTGTGTGTGGCCTTTGGAAACGTGGAAGTTGGCCACTACCACACCATGAGGAGGGAGGAGTTCGGGGTGACGGAAGACGGGACAGATGTTGTTCCACCTAAGCCAATGCCGTGGAGAGGTTTGCATTTTAGAACATTAAAGATGTTGGTTGCTAAGTTGTATATGTCTATGCTAACATTGTTGTTACCGTTTTAAGGTTTCCGTTCTGGTGGTTATCTGCAAGTTAGCGAGGAGAAGATGATGACCATCTGCAGCAGTGAGCAGATGGTGGAAATCCGTAGGAACGCCGTGCGGGTGACAAGGGATGAGATTTTCCAGCCCCTAATGGTGATTGATGAAAACTCATCTCAGACCGATTCATCAGATGAAATGGAAACGTTCAGACCTAATGCTGAAGGGATGATCCGGCTTGAGGAAATAACTACAGAACCTCCAGGTGGAGTGAACCTGACATTGACGATAGGTATGTAGAAGTTTATTTGAGTGTTTTGTGGGAAATTATTTGGTTACTGATGTAAATATAGTTAGCAGATACATGATGTGTTTGACTGGTAACTGTTTTCTTAGCTACTACAGACAACGTTGATGGAAGCCGTGTGGGCTCATATGGGAAAGGCAAGGGGGTAATGATGGGTCCAGACATTACAGGTGTTCAGCTCTTCGGGCTGCAGATGGGTTTTGGTTCCGGTTATGCAAACACAGAGGAGGCTAATGTGGCAATTGAGGAGGATGTAGGTTATGCTGGTGAGCAAAAACTTAGCTTTCCCCGTAATGGTTAAGTTTATTTGTACCGAGTAATGGAATAGTTAGTCGGTAAATGATATTGTATGTTCTAACATTATATGAATTGCTGATTTCAGGCGAAGAGGAAATGGAGAGCAATAATCAGCTATATGTGGGGCAAGTATTTGTCGACTGAGATGCTTTCAAGGTTCACATGTCCCTACATGCATTGGCTAAAAGGTACAGATACTTCGTGAGGAAGTCTGAGCCCGGAAAAGTGGTTCTGGAGTGCAGTGGAGTTAACTATCAATGGCGTGTGTACGCAACTAAAATCATGGGGTGCCCGCGGTTTGAAATCAAGACATTGGATAGTAACCACCGTTGCACTGTTAGCGAGCGAGGTGAGTTTAGGAGACATGCAACGTCATCAATTGTTGGGGGAATGATGAGGAGCAAGTATGTTGGTACCGGGAGTGGCCCAAGGGCAGGAGCGTTGAGAGAGATGATGAGGACGGATCACCGTGTACCGATATCCTACTTGACTGCTTGGAAGTCCCGGGAGATTGCTATAGATAATGGGCGT
It encodes:
- the LOC106313415 gene encoding serine/threonine-protein phosphatase PP2A-1 catalytic subunit — encoded protein: MPSNGDLDRQIEQLMECKPLAEADVKILCDQAKAILVEEWNVQPVKCPVTVCGDIHGQFYDLIELFRIGGNPPDTNYLFMGDYVDRGYYSVETVSLLVALKVRYRDRLTILRGNHESRQITQVYGFYDECLRKYGNANVWKHFTDLFDYLPLTALIESQVFCLHGGLSPSLDTLDNIRSLDRIQEVPHEGPMCDLLWSDPDDRCGWGISPRGAGYTFGQDIATQFNHNNGLSLISRAHQLVMEGFNWCQEKNVVTVFSAPNYCYRCGNMAAILEIGEKMEQNFLQFDPAPRQVEPDTTRKTPDYFL